From one Gemmatimonadota bacterium genomic stretch:
- a CDS encoding TRAM domain-containing protein: MTRVPIQDRMVIRRQVEVTVDGITSEGAGVGRLPDGRAVFVHRTAPGDRVEIEVVHSGARWARGRLLTLLDEGPDRRSAPCPFFDRCGGCTLQHLRYEGQLAAKASIVTAALHRIGKRENLPAARLHAAPEEFHYRNRLTFTLRRLSGGRVVAGLHAMDRPERIVDVDDRCLLGEVPVLRAWKGLREGWGPGARLLPEGEELRLTLRATAGGEVLLVVAGGHGDGDPVELLARVPGLRAIWRLPGGDGSEPVLLAGDQGLTEEWMGEAFRLGPMAFLQVNRRAAELLHRAVVRAMGEVREMRVLDAYCGSGGYGRWAACRGAQCIGIESDPGAARMAREGVEVGFSLLEGRVEDRIGEALPADLALLNPPRAGVEDGVMERLAAAVTPRVIYVSCDPATLARDVARLGSSYAIRTLEVFDLFPQTARVETLLTLTKS; encoded by the coding sequence ATGACCCGGGTGCCGATCCAGGATCGAATGGTGATCCGCCGGCAAGTCGAGGTCACGGTGGACGGAATCACCTCGGAAGGTGCGGGGGTCGGACGCCTCCCGGACGGCCGGGCCGTGTTCGTGCACCGAACTGCTCCCGGCGATCGGGTGGAGATCGAAGTTGTGCACTCCGGGGCGCGATGGGCCCGGGGGCGCCTCCTCACTCTCCTGGACGAGGGCCCGGATCGCCGCTCGGCACCCTGCCCCTTCTTCGATCGCTGCGGAGGGTGCACGCTCCAACACCTCCGGTACGAAGGGCAGCTCGCGGCCAAGGCCTCCATCGTCACGGCCGCGCTCCACCGAATCGGGAAGCGAGAGAACCTTCCGGCCGCAAGGCTCCACGCTGCCCCGGAAGAGTTCCATTACCGGAATCGGCTCACCTTCACCCTGAGGAGATTGAGCGGGGGCCGGGTCGTGGCCGGACTTCACGCCATGGACCGCCCCGAACGGATCGTGGACGTAGACGATCGCTGTCTTCTCGGGGAAGTTCCCGTTCTCCGTGCCTGGAAAGGGCTTCGAGAGGGCTGGGGCCCGGGCGCCCGCCTCCTTCCCGAGGGGGAAGAGCTCCGGCTGACCCTTCGAGCGACCGCGGGGGGCGAAGTCCTCCTCGTCGTGGCGGGCGGCCACGGAGACGGCGATCCCGTTGAGTTGCTGGCCCGCGTCCCCGGGCTTCGCGCGATCTGGCGGCTTCCCGGCGGCGACGGGTCCGAGCCGGTCCTTTTGGCCGGAGACCAGGGGCTGACCGAGGAGTGGATGGGAGAGGCGTTCCGCCTTGGGCCCATGGCCTTCCTCCAAGTGAACCGGAGGGCCGCGGAGCTTCTGCACCGCGCCGTCGTGCGGGCGATGGGCGAGGTCCGCGAGATGCGAGTTCTCGACGCTTACTGCGGGTCCGGGGGGTACGGCCGTTGGGCGGCATGCCGGGGAGCCCAATGTATCGGGATCGAATCCGACCCGGGCGCCGCTCGCATGGCGCGAGAGGGCGTCGAAGTGGGGTTCAGTCTCCTGGAGGGGCGAGTGGAGGATCGGATCGGCGAGGCGCTTCCCGCGGATCTCGCCCTCCTGAATCCGCCGCGGGCCGGCGTCGAAGACGGAGTCATGGAGCGGCTCGCGGCCGCGGTCACGCCACGCGTCATTTATGTGAGCTGCGATCCCGCCACGCTCGCGCGGGATGTGGCCAGGCTTGGGAGCAGCTACGCCATCCGGACCCTGGAGGTTTTTGATCTCTTCCCGCAGACCGCGCGCGTCGAGACCCTTCTCACTCTGACGAAGAGCTGA
- a CDS encoding acetyl-CoA carboxylase biotin carboxylase subunit gives MNSVLIANRGEIAVRIVRACRELGLRSVAVYSDADRLAPHVFLADEAHRLGPPPVSESYLRMDRILEVARRARVDGVHPGYGLLSERAEFARAVEEAGLIFIGPAPETISAMGDKSEARDLMRKAGVPVVPGSEGPIEDADDAARRADEIGYPVVLKAVAGGGGKGMRVVASSGELARALDAARREALAAFGDGAVYLERYLDRPRHIEIQLLGDGRGNVVHLGERECSVQRRHQKLIEESPSPAVSPALRRAMGEAAVQAARSVHYRGAGTIEFLLQDGDFYFIEMNTRIQVEHPVTELVTGVDLVQAQLRVAAGAGLDLEQDAIQFRGHAVECRITAEDPGAGFLPATGTVRHLEIPGGPGVRWDGGITLGSEVGLHYDPLLGKLIVHAPSRNAALDRMACALDELVVQGVQTCASFLARVVREDDFRAGDLSTHYLEEHPSLRDGDSASEAEIVALAATAAHLEAEWRRSAETPRARGEATDGLSPWRTAVAPWSKRP, from the coding sequence ATGAATTCCGTCCTCATCGCCAACCGCGGCGAAATTGCGGTGCGGATCGTTCGAGCGTGCAGGGAGTTGGGACTTCGCTCCGTCGCCGTCTACTCGGACGCGGACCGCCTGGCCCCGCACGTCTTCCTCGCCGACGAAGCCCATCGGCTCGGTCCACCTCCTGTCTCCGAAAGTTATCTGCGCATGGACCGGATCCTGGAGGTCGCGCGGCGCGCGCGTGTGGATGGGGTCCATCCCGGGTATGGCCTTCTCTCCGAGAGGGCCGAATTCGCCCGCGCGGTCGAGGAGGCGGGGCTGATCTTCATCGGTCCCGCCCCGGAGACGATCTCGGCGATGGGAGACAAGTCGGAGGCTCGGGATCTCATGCGGAAGGCGGGAGTCCCCGTCGTTCCGGGCTCCGAGGGTCCGATCGAAGATGCCGACGACGCGGCAAGGCGCGCGGACGAGATCGGCTACCCGGTGGTGCTCAAGGCGGTTGCGGGGGGAGGAGGAAAGGGGATGAGGGTCGTGGCCTCGAGCGGTGAACTGGCCCGCGCGCTCGACGCGGCGCGGAGGGAGGCGCTCGCGGCGTTCGGAGACGGAGCGGTGTACCTCGAACGATATCTGGACCGTCCCCGACACATCGAGATTCAGCTCCTGGGAGACGGGCGCGGGAACGTGGTCCACCTCGGCGAGCGCGAGTGTTCGGTCCAGCGTCGCCACCAGAAGTTGATCGAGGAGTCGCCTTCTCCCGCGGTTTCGCCCGCTCTAAGGCGGGCGATGGGTGAGGCCGCGGTCCAGGCGGCTCGATCGGTGCACTACCGCGGCGCCGGGACGATCGAATTTCTCCTTCAGGACGGCGACTTCTATTTCATCGAGATGAACACGCGAATCCAGGTGGAGCATCCCGTCACCGAGCTGGTGACCGGAGTGGACCTGGTGCAGGCCCAGCTCCGTGTGGCGGCGGGTGCCGGGCTCGACCTGGAGCAGGATGCCATTCAATTCCGGGGGCACGCCGTCGAGTGCCGAATCACGGCGGAGGACCCGGGCGCCGGCTTCCTCCCCGCGACCGGGACAGTCCGTCACCTGGAGATTCCCGGAGGTCCGGGTGTCCGCTGGGACGGGGGGATCACCCTAGGGTCCGAAGTCGGACTCCACTACGATCCCCTCCTCGGCAAGCTCATCGTGCATGCTCCCTCGAGGAACGCGGCCCTCGACCGGATGGCCTGTGCCCTCGACGAGCTGGTCGTGCAAGGCGTGCAAACCTGCGCATCGTTCCTCGCGCGGGTCGTCCGAGAGGACGATTTCCGCGCCGGGGATCTCTCGACGCATTACCTGGAAGAGCATCCTTCTCTGCGGGACGGAGACAGCGCGAGCGAAGCAGAGATCGTCGCCCTCGCCGCGACCGCTGCGCATCTGGAAGCCGAGTGGCGACGTTCGGCCGAGACTCCGCGGGCTCGAGGCGAAGCCACGGACGGGTTGTCGCCCTGGCGGACTGCGGTCGCTCCCTGGTCGAAGCGTCCATGA
- a CDS encoding acyl-CoA carboxylase subunit beta: MSSREKLAELERLGAEALQGGGADRLAAQHERGKLSARERLRLLLDPDSFVELDRFVTHRSTDFGLDGKRILGDGVVTGYGTILGRPVYVFSQDFTVFGGSLSETHAEKIVKVQELAIRGGAPLIGLNDSGGARIQEGVVSLGGYADIFLRNTLASGVVPQISLILGPCAGGAVYSPAITDFVYMVRGTSYMFVTGPGVVKAVTHEGVDMEGLGGADVHASVSGVAHFAHDSEADAIAAVRDLIQYLPQNNTELPPRGAGDPPPEGSEALLLDLVPDNPNKPYDMHRVLRAVTDGGRFYEVHARFAENLIVGFAHLGGHAVGIVANQPAVLAGVLDIDASVKGARFVRFCDAFNIPLVVFEDVPGFLPGVRQEHGGIIRHGAKLLYAFAEATVPRLTVITRKAYGGAYDVMNSKHIRGDLNLAWPTAEIAVMGPKGAVEILFKREIAEASDPEKAATERESEYRTKFANPYIAAARGFVDDVIDPRRTRERLISGLDMLRNKRDSNPPRKHGNLPL, from the coding sequence GTGAGCTCCAGAGAGAAGCTGGCGGAGTTGGAGCGCCTCGGCGCTGAGGCGCTCCAGGGCGGCGGCGCCGATCGCCTTGCGGCGCAGCATGAGCGAGGGAAGCTCTCGGCGCGGGAGCGGCTCCGCCTCCTCCTCGACCCCGACTCCTTCGTGGAGCTGGACCGCTTCGTCACACATCGCTCGACGGACTTCGGTCTGGACGGGAAGCGAATCCTGGGAGACGGTGTCGTTACCGGCTACGGGACGATCCTGGGCCGACCGGTCTATGTCTTTTCGCAGGACTTCACCGTATTCGGCGGCTCTCTCTCCGAGACCCACGCCGAAAAGATAGTGAAGGTGCAGGAGTTGGCGATCCGGGGTGGGGCTCCCCTGATCGGACTCAACGACTCGGGAGGAGCGCGAATCCAGGAGGGGGTCGTCTCGCTCGGAGGTTACGCGGACATCTTTCTCCGCAACACCCTCGCCTCGGGCGTCGTCCCCCAGATCTCGCTGATACTCGGGCCCTGTGCCGGGGGCGCCGTCTATTCGCCCGCGATCACCGACTTCGTGTATATGGTGCGGGGAACGAGCTACATGTTCGTGACGGGCCCGGGCGTGGTGAAAGCGGTCACGCACGAGGGCGTGGACATGGAAGGGCTCGGGGGGGCGGACGTGCATGCCTCGGTTTCCGGGGTGGCGCACTTCGCGCACGACTCCGAAGCGGATGCGATCGCGGCCGTGCGCGACCTGATCCAGTACCTTCCCCAGAACAACACAGAACTTCCGCCCCGGGGTGCGGGTGATCCGCCGCCCGAAGGCTCCGAGGCGCTCCTCCTGGATCTCGTTCCCGACAATCCGAATAAGCCGTACGATATGCACCGCGTGCTCCGGGCAGTCACGGACGGGGGGCGCTTCTACGAGGTCCACGCCCGCTTCGCGGAAAACCTGATTGTCGGCTTCGCACACCTCGGCGGTCACGCGGTTGGGATCGTCGCGAACCAGCCCGCCGTACTCGCGGGGGTGCTCGACATCGACGCGTCGGTCAAAGGAGCCCGCTTCGTGCGGTTCTGCGACGCGTTCAACATCCCGTTGGTCGTCTTCGAAGACGTTCCGGGTTTTCTCCCCGGAGTTCGCCAGGAGCACGGCGGAATCATCCGCCATGGGGCGAAGCTTCTCTACGCCTTCGCCGAAGCGACCGTCCCGAGGCTCACGGTCATTACGCGGAAGGCGTACGGCGGCGCGTACGACGTGATGAACTCGAAACACATCCGCGGAGACCTGAACCTCGCATGGCCGACCGCGGAAATCGCCGTCATGGGCCCGAAGGGCGCGGTCGAGATTCTCTTCAAGAGGGAGATCGCGGAAGCGTCGGACCCGGAGAAGGCGGCGACCGAACGTGAGTCGGAGTACCGGACCAAGTTCGCGAATCCCTACATCGCCGCGGCGCGGGGGTTCGTAGACGATGTCATCGATCCGCGGCGAACGCGCGAGCGCCTGATCTCGGGGCTCGATATGCTCCGAAACAAGCGCGACTCCAACCCGCCTCGGAAGCACGGAAACCTTCCCCTATAG
- a CDS encoding ABC transporter substrate-binding protein: MGRPNALAPRLFLLALGLAPLSTGCRLAGPSEGALPPGPVISGPALRAGASDPGTAAEVARLLAEGTELLNQGRFAEARDRGREIETRFATTEGSALALLLGARASMGLEEWTAADNALGTFMPLFPAGDVRIGEALLLRAEVRWEGELGGALEALFQIPPGSREELLNAAEARAASWAVAVETQALHDLVNQAPSHPRLLPVFILELGVRRHLAGAEAEALGLAEQALSLDPGERTEARARSLLAGTLDAELNVAAVIGAILPESGSPSVRELAQEIREGIEVALVVEEEATDLRVRFVAMNEQGTLSGVAEAISALESQGVAGVVGPLEEASLGAAARSRSEPLAILSPTVRMVPDAGPGVFSLTGVDPEAGRALAALVFQQGIRQVVLLHPTSAEILEEVRWFREAYLAGGGTIVRTLTYPVGATSLAAPLGEVASLAPRGLVLILSQQDIETLAPQLSFYGVNTIAGLTIFGNEAWVSQSVLQVVPPRHTDGILSVTTWVQEGEFGPGWTDFVQAYEAHFRRTLRSPVSALGYDSARLLLRAARAGGGTPAGTLRAFQEIRDFEGATGVLSVVDGRVRRSYQPVRLENRRVIPLTP, from the coding sequence GTGGGTCGTCCCAACGCCCTCGCGCCACGCCTGTTTCTCCTCGCCCTGGGGCTCGCCCCTCTCTCGACCGGGTGCCGGCTCGCGGGGCCGTCCGAGGGCGCACTTCCTCCCGGTCCCGTCATCTCCGGCCCTGCACTTCGTGCGGGCGCCAGTGATCCCGGCACGGCCGCGGAGGTTGCCCGTCTCCTCGCGGAGGGTACGGAGCTCCTCAACCAGGGGCGATTCGCCGAAGCAAGGGACCGCGGCCGCGAAATCGAGACGCGCTTCGCGACGACAGAGGGGTCGGCCCTCGCTCTTCTCCTGGGTGCCCGGGCATCCATGGGACTCGAGGAGTGGACGGCCGCCGACAATGCCCTCGGCACCTTTATGCCTCTCTTTCCGGCCGGGGACGTGCGGATCGGCGAAGCGCTTCTCCTCCGGGCCGAGGTGCGTTGGGAGGGCGAACTCGGGGGGGCACTGGAGGCCCTCTTCCAGATTCCGCCGGGATCGAGGGAAGAGCTGCTGAACGCGGCAGAGGCGCGTGCCGCGAGCTGGGCCGTGGCCGTGGAGACTCAAGCCCTTCACGACCTGGTAAACCAGGCGCCCTCGCACCCTCGGCTGCTTCCCGTCTTCATTCTCGAGCTGGGTGTGCGCCGCCACCTCGCCGGCGCGGAAGCCGAGGCGCTCGGCCTCGCTGAACAGGCGCTTTCCCTCGACCCTGGGGAGCGGACGGAGGCGCGGGCGCGAAGCCTTCTCGCCGGCACCCTCGACGCCGAATTGAATGTCGCGGCCGTGATCGGGGCGATCCTCCCCGAATCGGGCTCCCCTTCGGTGCGGGAGCTCGCGCAGGAGATTCGCGAGGGGATCGAAGTGGCTCTTGTCGTCGAGGAGGAGGCGACGGATCTTCGCGTCCGGTTCGTCGCGATGAACGAGCAGGGGACACTTTCCGGGGTCGCGGAGGCGATATCCGCGCTCGAGAGCCAGGGCGTCGCCGGCGTCGTGGGGCCGCTCGAAGAGGCGTCGCTCGGCGCGGCGGCGCGCTCGCGGAGTGAGCCCCTCGCCATTCTCTCCCCGACTGTGAGGATGGTCCCCGATGCCGGGCCGGGCGTCTTCTCCTTGACGGGAGTGGACCCGGAAGCGGGGCGCGCCCTCGCGGCACTCGTCTTCCAGCAGGGGATCCGACAGGTCGTCCTGCTCCACCCCACATCCGCCGAGATCCTGGAGGAGGTGCGGTGGTTCCGCGAGGCGTATCTCGCGGGCGGTGGAACGATCGTGCGGACGCTGACCTACCCCGTGGGAGCCACGAGCCTCGCGGCCCCCCTCGGAGAAGTCGCGAGCCTGGCCCCGCGCGGACTCGTTCTCATCCTCTCTCAGCAGGACATCGAAACGCTCGCACCCCAACTCTCCTTTTACGGGGTCAATACGATCGCGGGCCTCACGATCTTCGGGAACGAGGCCTGGGTGAGCCAGTCCGTCCTCCAGGTCGTTCCGCCGCGCCATACGGACGGCATCCTCTCCGTGACGACGTGGGTGCAGGAGGGCGAATTCGGCCCGGGATGGACCGACTTCGTCCAAGCATACGAGGCACACTTCCGCCGAACCCTCCGTTCTCCGGTCTCCGCGCTGGGGTATGACTCCGCTCGCCTCCTTCTCCGGGCCGCACGCGCCGGAGGCGGAACCCCGGCCGGCACCCTGCGCGCCTTCCAAGAGATTCGAGACTTCGAGGGTGCGACGGGAGTCCTCTCGGTCGTGGACGGTAGAGTCCGGCGGAGCTACCAGCCGGTCCGGCTCGAGAACCGCCGGGTGATTCCACTCACGCCGTGA
- a CDS encoding 30S ribosomal protein S1, whose protein sequence is MFSLPEDQNASETEASEALSSDPGAVATAAKPKPKREEIPDGISPELYRDPYGEEEMDLSRDDFEAMLEEFGGEMQDMREGEIVTAKILSVTENAVILEFGFKSEGSVPLDEFKDPSTLSPGDQVEVLLESLEDDDGVVVLSKRKADFLRVWEKIKDAYENDRPVKGTLARKIKGGVTVDLMGVDAFLPGSQIALRRVPHIEDLLGETYKFKIIKLNKRRRNIVVSRRVILEAEREKKRENLVKELLVGQVREGLVKNITDFGAFIDLGGLDGLLHITDMSWGRVGHPSEVVEIGQAVDIKVLDIDWNRERISLGLKQLLPYPWTDIDKKYPVGYRVRGKVVSITNYGAFVELEKGVEGLVHISEMSWTRNVRHPSKLVTIGDEIEAVVLKVDPQEEKISLGMKQIEEDPWLSLPMQYPTGTILSGKVRNLTSFGAFVEIESGIDGLVHVSDMSWTRRVEHPSEIVEKGDDVQVMVLDIDSDQKRISLGIKQLVDDPWPGIVQRFAPGVELEGKVIRLQDKGVVVDLGDEIEGFVPTSHTAVEDANRLAEYFRPGEAVDLRVLESDAANRRIVLEVTTVPERMALPEPVEPTEPTAETAEGETVAVEAEAPVSATAAVPDAVPDAEEGTTES, encoded by the coding sequence ATGTTCTCCCTTCCCGAAGACCAGAACGCCTCCGAAACCGAAGCCTCGGAAGCGCTCTCCTCAGATCCCGGTGCCGTGGCGACTGCCGCCAAGCCCAAGCCGAAGCGGGAGGAAATCCCCGACGGTATCTCTCCCGAGCTCTACAGGGATCCCTACGGGGAAGAGGAGATGGACCTCTCCCGCGACGACTTCGAGGCGATGCTCGAGGAGTTCGGCGGCGAGATGCAGGACATGCGGGAAGGGGAGATCGTCACCGCGAAGATCCTTTCTGTCACCGAAAACGCGGTGATCCTCGAATTCGGATTCAAGAGCGAAGGCTCCGTTCCACTGGACGAATTCAAGGATCCTTCGACGCTGTCTCCGGGGGACCAAGTCGAAGTCCTGCTGGAGAGCCTCGAAGACGACGACGGAGTCGTCGTTCTCTCCAAGCGGAAGGCCGACTTCCTGCGCGTCTGGGAGAAGATCAAGGACGCCTATGAAAACGACCGCCCGGTCAAGGGAACCCTCGCCCGGAAGATCAAGGGAGGGGTCACCGTGGACCTCATGGGAGTGGATGCCTTCCTCCCGGGGTCCCAGATCGCTCTGCGCCGGGTCCCGCACATCGAAGATCTGCTCGGAGAGACTTACAAGTTCAAGATCATCAAACTGAACAAGCGGCGTCGCAACATCGTGGTTTCGCGGCGCGTGATCCTCGAGGCGGAGCGCGAGAAGAAGCGGGAGAACCTGGTGAAGGAACTCCTTGTCGGGCAGGTGCGCGAGGGCCTGGTGAAAAATATCACCGACTTCGGCGCCTTCATCGACCTCGGCGGCCTCGACGGGCTCCTCCACATTACGGATATGTCTTGGGGAAGGGTCGGGCATCCGTCCGAGGTGGTCGAGATCGGACAGGCGGTGGACATCAAAGTCCTGGACATCGACTGGAACCGCGAGCGGATTTCCCTCGGGCTGAAGCAGCTCCTCCCCTATCCCTGGACGGACATCGACAAGAAATACCCTGTGGGGTATCGCGTCCGCGGGAAAGTCGTTTCGATCACCAACTACGGGGCCTTCGTCGAGTTGGAGAAGGGAGTCGAGGGGCTCGTCCACATCTCCGAGATGTCGTGGACGCGGAATGTCCGGCACCCTTCCAAGCTCGTGACGATCGGGGACGAGATCGAAGCGGTCGTCCTGAAGGTAGATCCGCAGGAAGAAAAGATCTCGCTGGGAATGAAACAGATCGAGGAGGATCCGTGGCTCTCCCTCCCGATGCAGTACCCGACGGGGACGATCCTCTCCGGGAAGGTGCGCAACCTCACGTCGTTCGGCGCATTCGTCGAGATCGAATCTGGAATTGACGGGCTGGTCCACGTCTCCGACATGAGCTGGACGCGCCGGGTGGAGCACCCCTCGGAGATCGTGGAGAAGGGTGACGACGTACAGGTCATGGTCCTCGACATAGACTCGGATCAGAAGAGAATCTCCCTCGGTATCAAGCAGTTGGTGGACGATCCGTGGCCCGGAATCGTGCAGCGGTTCGCGCCCGGCGTCGAGCTGGAGGGGAAGGTGATCCGGCTCCAGGACAAGGGTGTGGTCGTGGATCTCGGTGACGAGATCGAGGGCTTCGTGCCGACCTCGCACACCGCGGTCGAAGACGCGAATCGTCTCGCCGAATACTTCCGGCCGGGTGAGGCCGTGGACCTCCGGGTCCTCGAGTCGGACGCCGCCAACCGCCGCATCGTGCTGGAAGTGACGACTGTGCCGGAGCGGATGGCCCTTCCCGAGCCGGTGGAGCCCACGGAACCCACCGCGGAAACGGCGGAAGGTGAAACCGTTGCGGTGGAGGCCGAGGCACCGGTGAGCGCGACGGCCGCCGTGCCGGACGCTGTGCCGGATGCGGAGGAAGGCACCACCGAATCCTGA
- the cmk gene encoding (d)CMP kinase, with translation MSLPPTPLRGTIVVTIDGPAGSGKSSTAREIARRLDFRHLDSGALYRTVALGLLRAGMEGALEREPDSELLSALDLALLPEEGGFRLLLDGADPGEAIRTEEVTRLAAWVAKFPAVRRRLLPLQRAAATFGGLVADGRDMGTIVFPQAPVKVFLTASLGERARRRLLQEGRSAGEGEIANEAGRIRDRDASDETRAVAPLRRAPGALLLDTTELGFEEQVNRIVEAVRRVQAAAATGGSGATPPGGAPRSGLTG, from the coding sequence ATGAGCCTCCCCCCGACGCCACTGCGGGGCACGATCGTCGTTACGATTGACGGTCCGGCGGGCTCGGGAAAATCATCCACAGCGCGGGAAATCGCGCGCCGCCTCGACTTTCGGCATCTCGATTCAGGCGCCCTCTACCGAACTGTCGCGCTGGGGCTCCTCCGCGCCGGAATGGAAGGGGCGCTCGAGCGAGAACCGGACTCCGAGCTTCTTTCGGCGCTGGATCTGGCGCTCCTGCCCGAGGAAGGCGGATTCCGCCTCCTCCTCGACGGCGCCGATCCCGGTGAAGCGATCCGTACGGAGGAGGTAACCCGCCTCGCGGCGTGGGTCGCGAAGTTTCCCGCGGTCCGCAGGCGCCTCCTTCCCCTTCAACGCGCCGCGGCGACGTTCGGAGGGCTGGTGGCAGACGGGCGGGATATGGGAACGATCGTGTTTCCCCAGGCGCCCGTGAAAGTCTTCCTCACGGCCTCGCTGGGCGAGCGGGCGCGCCGCCGACTCCTCCAGGAGGGTCGGAGTGCCGGAGAAGGCGAGATCGCGAATGAGGCGGGCCGGATCCGGGACCGCGACGCATCCGACGAGACTCGCGCCGTGGCGCCGCTCCGGCGGGCCCCCGGCGCGCTCCTTCTGGACACGACCGAGCTCGGATTCGAGGAGCAGGTGAACCGGATAGTGGAGGCGGTCCGCAGGGTCCAGGCGGCGGCCGCGACGGGTGGGTCGGGCGCAACCCCGCCCGGCGGGGCGCCAAGGAGTGGCCTCACGGGTTGA
- the aroA gene encoding 3-phosphoshikimate 1-carboxyvinyltransferase encodes MAIGGFMIEVPGDKSISHRALLLGVLSGGRSNIRGLLNGEDCQSTARVLRALGARLPPLPDDGSEFGIEGVGLHGLGSPTQVLDCGNSGTTARLLLGLLAGLPVEATLTGDLSLQSRPMRRVTQPLGSMGARFEDKGKPDRLPLTVKGGKLSSFSYRSPVASAQIKSALLLAAVTGGVPVEVEEPHRSRDHTERMLRRMGVAVEEEAGPSGWRVRIPDPPKELAPLRFHVPGDFSSAAFLVAFGLMGGSGEELRIENVGLNPTRTGLLDVLRAMGAEIRVEDGREEGDPAGEPAGTLVVSPSELRGTSVGGATIPLLLDEIPILAVLAARAEGVTEIRDAAELRVKESDRLNVIAGNLRTLGAKVEELPDGLRIRGAAAPLEGRVSVHRDHRIAMAFGVLGALPNQRVTVDDPGAADVSFPGFWELLASLSAGTGAKGGIGQA; translated from the coding sequence GTGGCGATCGGGGGTTTCATGATCGAGGTGCCCGGCGATAAGTCCATCAGCCATCGTGCCCTCCTTCTCGGGGTGTTGAGTGGCGGCCGGAGCAACATTCGCGGTCTCCTCAATGGAGAAGACTGCCAGAGCACGGCGCGCGTGCTGCGGGCGCTGGGGGCTCGACTTCCCCCCCTTCCCGACGACGGGAGCGAGTTCGGGATCGAAGGGGTCGGCCTCCACGGGCTTGGCAGTCCAACCCAGGTTCTCGATTGCGGCAACTCAGGGACAACCGCGCGCCTCCTCCTCGGACTCCTTGCGGGGCTCCCGGTCGAAGCCACGCTAACCGGGGACCTGTCGCTCCAGTCGAGACCGATGCGCCGCGTCACGCAGCCTCTCGGGAGCATGGGGGCGCGATTCGAGGACAAGGGCAAGCCGGATCGCCTTCCCCTCACGGTGAAGGGCGGAAAGTTGTCGTCCTTTTCGTACAGGTCTCCGGTCGCGAGCGCCCAGATCAAGAGTGCCCTCCTCCTCGCCGCGGTGACCGGCGGGGTCCCCGTGGAAGTGGAGGAGCCCCATCGATCGCGTGACCACACGGAGCGAATGCTCCGGCGAATGGGAGTTGCCGTCGAGGAAGAGGCGGGCCCTTCGGGTTGGCGGGTGCGGATCCCGGATCCTCCCAAGGAGTTGGCGCCCCTCCGCTTTCATGTTCCGGGAGACTTCTCATCCGCCGCCTTTCTCGTGGCCTTCGGCCTTATGGGGGGGAGCGGAGAGGAGCTCCGCATCGAAAACGTCGGTCTCAATCCCACGAGAACCGGGCTCCTCGATGTCCTCCGCGCCATGGGCGCGGAGATTCGGGTGGAAGATGGCAGGGAGGAGGGCGACCCGGCCGGCGAGCCCGCCGGAACGCTCGTCGTGTCGCCGTCCGAGCTCCGAGGCACTTCGGTCGGCGGGGCGACGATTCCCCTCCTCCTGGACGAAATCCCGATTCTCGCCGTACTCGCGGCTCGCGCGGAAGGAGTCACCGAGATCCGAGACGCGGCCGAGCTGAGGGTCAAGGAGTCCGATCGACTGAACGTCATCGCCGGAAACCTGCGGACGCTCGGGGCGAAAGTGGAGGAGCTTCCGGACGGCCTCCGGATCCGCGGAGCGGCGGCGCCCCTGGAGGGACGCGTGAGCGTGCATCGCGACCATCGGATCGCGATGGCGTTCGGGGTGTTGGGCGCCCTCCCGAACCAGCGCGTGACCGTGGACGACCCGGGCGCGGCCGACGTGAGCTTTCCGGGGTTTTGGGAGCTGCTCGCATCGCTTTCGGCGGGAACCGGCGCGAAGGGCGGGATCGGCCAGGCATGA